The following are encoded together in the Hippoglossus stenolepis isolate QCI-W04-F060 chromosome 12, HSTE1.2, whole genome shotgun sequence genome:
- the six3a gene encoding homeobox protein SIX3a, with protein MVFRSPLELYPSHFFLPNFADRPLLLANSAPTTRSPEDLSMFQLPTLNFSPEQVASVCETLEETGDIERLGRFLWSLPVAPGACEQINKHESILRARAVVAFHTGNFRDLYHILENHKFTKDSHGKLQAMWLEAHYQEAEKLRGRPLGPVDKYRVRKKFPLPRTIWDGEQKTHCFKERTRSLLREWYLQDPYPNPSKKRELAQATGLTPTQVGNWFKNRRQRDRAAAAKNRLQHQAIGPGGMRSLSEAGLTPHSSAESPSTAASPTTSVSSMTERVDTGTSILSVTSSDSECDV; from the exons ATGGTTTTCAGATCCCCTTTAGAGCTTTATCCCTCCCATTTCTTCCTGCCAAACTTCGCTGATCGCCCTCTGCTCCTGGCGAACAGCGCTCCAACCACCAGGTCTCCAGAAGACTTGTCCATGTTTCAGCTACCGACCCTCAACTTCTCCCCGGAGCAGGTGGCGAGCGTCTGCGAGACGCTGGAGGAGACCGGGGACATCGAACGGCTGGGCCGCTTCCTCTGGTCCCTGCCGGTGGCTCCGGGAGCGTGCGAGCAGATCAACAAGCACGAGTCCATCCTGCGCGCCCGGGCCGTGGTGGCGTTCCACACGGGGAATTTCAGAGACCTCTACCACATCCTGGAGAACCACAAGTTCACCAAGGACTCGCACGGCAAACTGCAGGCCATGTGGCTGGAAGCACACTATCAGGAGGCCGAGAAGCTGCGCGGTCGTCCCCTCGGACCGGTCGATAAGTACCGGGTGCGGAAGAAGTTTCCGCTGCCTCGGACCATCTGGGACGGCGAGCAGAAGACGCACTGTTTCAAAGAGCGGACACGGAGCCTGCTGAGGGAGTGGTACCTTCAGGACCCCTACCCAAACCCCAGCAAGAAAAGGGAACTGGCTCAAGCCACTGGACTCACTCCCACACAGGTCGGAAACTGGTTTAAAAACCGGAGGCAACGAGACAGAGCCGCGGCAGCCAAAAACAG gCTCCAGCACCAAGCAATAGGACCGGGCGGTATGAGGTCCCTCTCGGAGGCCGGGCTCACCCCTCACAGCTCGGCGGAGTCGCCCTCGACCGCGGCCAGTCCCACCACCAGCGTTTCCAGTATGACAGAGAGAGTTGATACCGGGACGTCCATCCTGTCCGTCACATCCAGTGACTCGGAGTGCGATGTATGA